A part of Aegilops tauschii subsp. strangulata cultivar AL8/78 chromosome 2, Aet v6.0, whole genome shotgun sequence genomic DNA contains:
- the LOC109759875 gene encoding protein GL2-INTERACTING REPRESSOR 2: MASTVESPTSSCVSSDTEEEAAAVTKPMVVVGCPQCLMYVMLSGAAEEQPRCPRCKSPVLLHFLHGAVADAASTNRQQPSKS; this comes from the coding sequence ATGGCGAGCACGGTGGAGTCTCCGACGAGCTCGTGCGTGTCGTCggacacggaggaggaggccgcggcGGTGACGAAgccgatggtggtggtggggtGCCCGCAGTGCCTCATGTACGTGATGCTGTCGGGGGCGGCCGAGGAGCAGCCCCGGTGCCCCCGGTGCAAGAGCCCCGTGCTGCTGCACTTCCTCCACGGCGCCGTCGCCGACGCCGCCAGCACCAACAGGCAGCAGCCCAGCAAGAGCTAG